The following nucleotide sequence is from Pochonia chlamydosporia 170 chromosome 4, whole genome shotgun sequence.
CAACAGATAGAAAAGCCAAACATTGTAGCAATGATATATTTAAGGAAGATACAATGCCGACATTGGCTCTTGAGACTGACAACAACTTCACGACGCCGTTGTACTTGCCACTGGTCACGGAAAGTCGGCCGCAACGGCACTAACGCGCCGGATGAATGGTCTTGGCGTCTGCAACACCCGGCACGATTGTGAAAGACGATTGGATGATAACGAAGGGAATCGATCTGTGGACTTGACGGTGACGGTAATGACAAGCACGTTGCTGATATTCACGAATGTTACTGGACTGCAAGCCAAGCGGGGCCGGATGTAAGTGGCTAGGGTATTTGATTCAAGGCAGATATGTCTGGTCCAATACACCTAAACACGGTATGGTTTTGGAAATATCCGGGGCAGCCACTGAAAGAATTGGGCTAGCATAAACGAAACGAAACCATGTTGGAATAAGCTGTGGCAGCTCTTCTGACGGTGTGGGCGGCCATTTCTCGATTGCTTTCGAAGTGGACACCAAAAAAACATACTTGCCTTTCAACCTACTTATAATAAGCCAAGAATTTCGTCGTTGCCTTCAGGCTCTGTATATTACGTTCTGTGGCATCGACATAGCGACTGTGCTCCTGAGTGTTGGTATGCTTGCTACGCGACCAAGGCAAGACGAGCTTAGTCGAGACAGGAAAAGTTGTGCATGTTAAACTAATCTGTCGCAGAGCTTTAGCGGCCAAGGTCCACGCGGTACAAAATCTGGTGGGCGACGGATTCTAGCATTACATTATCTTTTGATTGACTGGGGTAGAATGTTAGTAGGCGCTGGCACAGATACTTGTTGGGCCTTCCATCCGGAACGGTGGCTATACCATTGGCAGAACTACGATAATGAGTCAGTAACCGAGAAGTCACAATCTCACAAACCTGTTGGGAGCCACAGCGCCGAGGGAATACACACAAAACCCGAGACAAATGCATGAACCTGTCCAATACGCAATATTAGTACAGCAAAGATTGATGCTAGGTATTATAGCAAGGCTTTGCAATCCTCGTCATATGCCCTGAACTggtccatcttcatctcgaCGAAGGGTGCTAGTGCTGCACGAATATCCTCGTCCAGTGTCTCTACGCCTACACCATTCTCACTCAAACAATTGGTGAAGAGCTTGTCAACATCGAAAGGCTTCCTCGCCGAGTAGTTAAACCAAAAGCGTTTCGTAGCCCATGATTCACGCATCAGACCAGAAAGAGATTTCTCAGTGCACGGTATCTCTCTTGACCTCTCAACCCGTTGCATCACTTGCAGAAATTGCCCCAGCCGGGGCTCATATGCCGACAAAAGCTCTTCCATGCTGTGACCCCGAAATAGATACGAATCTGGCCCAGCCAGGAGCAACCACCACGGCGGGTCTGACGCAAACTGGCTCGGCAGGGCATTTGTGAATTCGAGGTCGAGGACAGCAGTTATGCGGAGAGATTTGGGATCTATGAGTATATTCTGAGGTCGAAGGTCGTCACAGAATAGTTTGAAGGGCCTATTGTCACAAATACAGTGCTTGTCAATCAGGCGTGCAAAGAGATGCCGCGCAACGTATTGCTCCTCAGCTTCCTTCCTGGATGAAGAGAGGTTGGGCTGAGTGAAAAGGTGGGTTAAGTTTTCGGATGAGAGGTATCTGAAGTAGCTGCTTGCAGATTCAAACGGACCAGTGGCAAACTTATCAAGAGGGTAGAAAGCTGTTGTTGCTAATTCGTTCATGCTGTAGGTGAGCGGCCGTCCAGTGACCGACCATGTGCCCGACATCGGGTCTTTGGAGATTGCTCCAATACGAGAAAAGTCGAATTGAAACAGCTGAAGTAAGATATCGGCAATTTGTTCAAACAAAACGTCCAGTATTTGACTGTCAATGTTTGGATTGAGATAGAGCTTTGCGGGAATGGCTGGGTCTCTGAGAATATCAGATAAATGCACTCCCTCGACAAACTCTGAGATGATAAAGGGCCCAAAGTGGTGCAGGCTGTCCTTGGTTAAACCCCAGCTCAGCAGACGTGGTACAGGGATATTCGTCTGCTCATGGAGGAACTGAATGATCTGAACCTCGTTTACAACCTTTTCGTCCCTAAAGGTCGTGTGTCCAAGGCCGGGGAATCGAATAACGGCGTCGGCGCGTT
It contains:
- a CDS encoding phosphotransferase enzyme family protein (similar to Leptosphaeria maculans JN3 XP_003834658.1), encoding MSVFDEIAEKAGDAHWDKWKDEVFGARAETASFVARRLGRGGEEVIDWFEGSFNFCLRVMFDDERADAVIRFPGLGHTTFRDEKVVNEVQIIQFLHEQTNIPVPRLLSWGLTKDSLHHFGPFIISEFVEGVHLSDILRDPAIPAKLYLNPNIDSQILDVLFEQIADILLQLFQFDFSRIGAISKDPMSGTWSVTGRPLTYSMNELATTAFYPLDKFATGPFESASSYFRYLSSENLTHLFTQPNLSSSRKEAEEQYVARHLFARLIDKHCICDNRPFKLFCDDLRPQNILIDPKSLRITAVLDLEFTNALPSQFASDPPWWLLLAGPDSYLFRGHSMEELLSAYEPRLGQFLQVMQRVERSREIPCTEKSLSGLMRESWATKRFWFNYSARKPFDVDKLFTNCLSENGVGVETLDEDIRAALAPFVEMKMDQFRAYDEDCKALL